AAATCTTTGTAAATAACGATGTATTAGAGACGGTTAAGTCCAATGAGACGGGTATACCTGTTAGTTTAGAGGAGAGCACAATCTATATATCAAAAGGAAATCTTAGATTTAACTTTACAGGAGATAAAGGCGTTCAAATTTTTCTAAATGGAGAAAAAGTAAAGGAAGAGGACGAAAAGTCCCCTTTTGATCTAGAAGTAATAGATGGGGATGTAGTAGAAGTAAGAAACAACAATAGTGAAACCATCACCCTACACCTAATAGACGCAACAGATAACCTTATTACACCTAAAATGGGAAGCAAGTACGAGTGTGAAAAAGGGATGACGTATTTGTTTAAGGTAGAAATTCAAGAGAAGAGCTGATTTTTAAGGTGGTAAGGTGGTAAGGTGGTAAGGAAAACCACCCTCGCCTAAAGGCGAGACGGTTTTCCTTTCAGCTTTCAGCTTTTCCCGACCAAGGAGTCACTTTTACTTAAAATTTGCACCTTGCAACGTAGAACTTAGAACTTGAACGGAGGAAGAAATGAAAAATATACATATTGCAATTGATGGGCCTGCTGGAGCAGGGAAGAGTACCATTGCTAAAAGATTAGCACAAGAAATCCATATTGATTATTTAGATACTGGAGCCATGTATCGAGCCCTAACCTATCATATTTTACAGTTAAACGTGGATGTAGAAGATGAAGAGACAATCATAAAGGAAGCCGAAAAAATCGACATCGATTTTAATAATAATTGCATTTACTTAAATGGAATAAACGTAGATATTGATATTCGCACACAAAAAGTTAGCAATAATGTATCTGCAGTATCAAAATTTGCTAGAGTCCGTGAGCTTATGGTAGACAAGCAACGTGAAATCGCTAATGGAAAATCTGTTATAATGGATGGAAGAGATATTGGAACAGTTGTCCTACCTAAAGCAGAATACAAGTTTTATTTAGACGCGTCCATTGACATTCGAGCTCAAAGAAGATACGAACAATTAGACCAAAATATGGATATAGAAGAATTAAAGCGAGATATCGCAAATAGAGACAAAATGGATCAGACGAGAGAAGTCTCTCCTTTAAAAAAGGCAGATGACGCTATCGTCATTGATACAAGTAATATGACAATTGATGAGGTTCTTCAAACTATGAAATCCATCATAAATGAAGAGGAAGGTGAGTAGATGGTTTATACATTTGTTCGATTTATCGTGAATGTTTGTATATCATGTATTTATAAGTTTGAAGTACAGCATAAAGAGAGAATTCCTCATTCAGGAGCGATAATCATTTGCTCTAATCACATTCATTGGATAGACCCCATCGTTATAGCCTGTAAAGGCACCAAGAGGACAATACACTTTTTAGGTAAGGCAGAGCTATTTAAAAATAAAGCTTTTGCTTGGCTCTTAAAGCATCTTAATGTGATTTCCATCAAAAGAGGGCAAAGTGATATTGGTGCCATTAAAAATTCTCTCACAGTTCTAAAAGAAAACCATACACTTGGTATTTTTCCAGAAGGTACTAGAGTAAAAGAAGGGGAAGAAAAGAAGGCGGAGGCAGGACTGGCTATGTTAGCTATAAAGTCTAAAGCTTTAGTCATTCCTATCGGAATTTCTGCAAATTACAAAATAGGAAGCAAAGTTACTGTAAATATTGGAGAACCTATTTCCTTAGAGTCTTATTATGGAAAAAAAGTGCCTAAAGAAAAGATGGAAGAAATCAGCGAAGACATCATGAATCAAGTACGAAAACTAGTAAGCAGATAAGAGAGGGATACAATGGAGATCATACTAGCGAAAACAGCAGGGTACTGTTTTGGTGTAAATAGAGCATTAGATGCTGTAGACAAAGCCATAGAAGATGGACAAGTTCACCTCATCCATACATTAGGTCCTATTATACACAATCCTCAAGTCATCGAAAAACTTGAACAAAGGGGTGTCAAGACAGTACAAGGATTAGATGAAATCGAAAAAGGAACAATAGTCATACGATCTCACGGTGTTGGAGAAAATGTGATTAAGGAAGCAGAAGAGAAAAGCCTAAATCTTATCAATGCCACTTGTCCATATGTAAAGAATATTCAGAAGAGAGTAAAAAAATATTATGATGAAGATTATCAAATTGTAATCATTGGAAATAAGGACCATCCTGAAGTCAAGGGTATTAATGGATGGTGTAATAATAGCGGAATAATAGTAGATGATAAAAATAATGTGCCAAACGTAGCTAAATATGATAAAATATGCGTTGTAGCACAAACTACCATTACAAACGAATTATTTATAGCGATAACAGAAAAGATGAAAGAACAACATAATAATGTAGCTATATTTAATACCATATGTAATGCAACAAAAGAGCGCCAAGAAGAGACGAGAAGAATTGCACAGGATGTAGATTGCATGATCATCATTGGCGGGTATAATAGTTCTAATACGCAAAAATTAGTAAGTATCAGCAAAAAATATTGCAATAATACATTCCATATTGAGACGAAAAAAGATCTGGATATGGATAAAATAAAAAAATATGAAAAAGTAGGTATTTCTGCGGGGGCATCAACACCCCAATGGATTATCGAGGAGGTTATAAATTTTATGGAAAATCAAGAAAACAATATGGAAAACATGAACAGCACTTATGAGGACACCTTCAAAAGTTTTAGAAAGGGCAGCATTGTAGAGGGAAAAGTAATATCTGCATCAAAAGATGAAATTATCGTTAATGTAGGATATAAAACAGATGGAATCATCAAAAAATCTGAGTACACAAAAGATTCAGATGTAGACTTAAGTACAATAGTAAATCCACAAGATAATATTGAAGCATTGGTATTAAATATTGGTACCGATAGCGTAGAGCTTTCTGTTTTACGTCTAGAAGAGAGAAAAGCGAAAGACGAATTAGAAAAAGCTTATGAAGAAGGCACAATCCTAGAAGGTAAAGTTGTAAAAGCTATAAAAGGTGGCTTGATGGTTGATGTAGGAATCTCAGAAATCTTTATGCCTGCTTCACAATATCATTATAAATTCGTAAAAGATTTAGAATCTTTAGTAGGAAAGCAAATAAGAGGGAAGATTATTGAATTTGATAAAAAGAAAAACAAAGTAATCTTATCTCAAAAGGTAATAGTAGAAGCAGAACATAAAGCTAAAGTCGAAGCAGATGCAAAAGTGAAAGGTGATTTCTTCAGCTCTTTAGAAGTAGGGCAAAAGATTAGTGGTAAAGTAAAATCCATTATGAATTACGGTGTTTTTGTTAATATTGGTGCTCTTGATGGGTTCGTTCACATTTCAGATTTATCTCATTCTAAGGTAAATCATCCAAATGATGTATTATCTGAAGGAGATACAATTGAAGCAGTAATCATTAATTTAGATGAAGAAAATCAAAAGATTAAATTAAGCGTAAAAGAAATGACGGAAGATCCATGGACTTCATTTGTTAACAATAATAAAAAAGGAGATATTGTAGAAGGAACAATTACAAATACAGTATCTTTTGGTGCATTTGCTGAAATTGCACCAACAGTGGAAGGTTTAATTCACATTTCACAAATTTCTCATGAAAAGGTGGAAAGTGTTGATGCTGTGCTTCATAAAGGAGATACTGTAAAAGTAAAAATCATAGGTATTGATAATGACAAAAAGAAAGTATCTCTAAGCATTAAAGAAACCATAGAAAAAGTAGAAAAACAAGTAGAAATCGAAGAAAACATAAGCGTATATAAAGATGAAAACGCAAATCCAACATTAGGAGATTTGTTCGGAGATTTGTTTAAATAAAAAAAGGGCGTTAGCCCTTTTTTGGTTGGACGGTTGGTTCGTTGGACGGGAAAACCTTTAGCCACCGTTGGTAGCACTAATGCTAGTGTTGAAGGTTAGCAATTGAATGACTAGGGGAGAAGATAAAGTCAGAAAAGTACTTCAGCACTTAAACAAAGACTTACGGAGCCGCGCCCCAGTCATTCTTGAGCGAAGCGAAGAATCCTAAGCCCCAAAAGGAATACCTAAGCCCTGATTGCTTAATATCCTATATGTGACTAATTCATAAAATAAAAAAACCATATCCTAGTTAAAGATATGGTTTAAAGTCATTATGGAGCTGGCGATAGGAATCGAACCTACAACCTGCTGATTACAAGTCAGCTGCTCTACCGTTGAGCCACGCCAGCATGTTATATATTGTTTATTGCCCATTTCATAATAATGCACTATACTAATTTGCCTAACTAAGTGACTCACGTAAAATTTCAAAAAGCGAAATTTTGGTTCGCTACTTATACCGTTGAGCCACGCCAGTATATTATTATATAATATAGGGGAGAGTACTTACGATGTATTAGCTTTTAAAATGGTGCCCAGAGGCGGAATCGAACCACCGACACGGGGATTTTCAGTCCCCTGCTCTACCGACTGAGCTATCTGGGCGTATTTAATGAATAATAAACAATTAATAATGAATAATTTGAGGTAATTTTAATTGTACATTGTTCACTATTAATTATTCATTAAAAACTGGTGGGCCTTCAGGGACTTGAACCCCGGACCTACCGGTTATGAGCCGGTTGCTCTAACCAACTGAGCTAAAAGCCCCCACAAAATTTGTATTTAAACATAAAAATAAAGAAAAAATGGTCGAGGTGAAAGGATTCGAACCTTCGGCCCCATGGTCCCAAACCATGTGCGCTACCAAACTGCGCTACACCTCGATAAGTTACAAATTATAATATACATTAAATCATTTAAAATGTCAAGTTTTTAATGACTTTAATTGTTATTAGGGAAGAATAAGTAATAAAAAAGTATTTTAATTATACATTATTCATTAAAAGACTTGGTGGGCCTTCAGGGACTTGAACCCCGGACCTACCGGTTATGAGCCGGTTGCTCTAACCAACTGAGCTAAAAGCCCCCACAAAATTTGCATTTAAACATAAAAATAAAGAAAAAATGGTCGAGGTGAAAGGATTCGAACCTTCGGCCCCATGGTCCCAAACCATGTGCGCTACCAAACTGCGCTACACCTCGATCTTTTTAAATCTTACGTGTCCCTGAGGACAAATATTAATATACAATATTCAGAAAAGATTGTCAACAAAATTTTTTAAAAAAATCTTTCTCCTCTGACAAATTTCAATATAATCCTCGCAATATGTGGAATATAATGGACAAGTAAACTACGATAAAAAAGGTGATAAAATTGAGTATTCAAAAACATACCATATCGGAAGCGGCTACAATTTTAGATTACGAACCTCATGTTCTTCGATTTTACGAAGGTGAATTTGACATACATGTTCCAAGGGATAAGAGCAATCGTAGAGAATATACGATTAAAGAAATTGAAACTTTTCAGTACATAAAAGATTTGAAAAATAAAGGTTATAATAACAGTCAAATCAAACAAATTCTAAAATCTCCTACAGTAGAAGATGAAATATCTGGAGAAACGGCCCCTGTACCTTTTAACGAAAATTCTAGTAATTCTAGTAATGAGGCGAATAATCTAGCTATACGAGAAGTGGCAATGCACTTAGATAGTCTAAATGACGTTATGTATACAAATTTTAGCAAGATCAATGAGACCATATGCAAGCTTAATAATACCATAGACGAATTTAAAAAAGATTTAGAACTAGAAGACAAAGATGTTCTTATATCTGAAAATGCAAAATTAAAGATGAAATTAAAAGAAAAAACTTATGAACTAGTAGATATTAAAGAAAAATATTCTCAGTTAGAACAGAAGAAATTCGTGTTTAAGAGATTATTCCGTTAAAGCTACAGTTCTAAGTTCTATGTTATAAGTTCTATGTAAAACCAATAGTCACCATAGGTGACTTTAAGTGAGACATAATCGAGATATTCTTCCGACACTTTAACTCATACATTAACTTGTACATTAACTTATATATTAAATGCATGAAGCTAATGTGTGAGGGAAAACACATGAAGCTAATGTGAATGTACAAAACAAATGGTAAGAAACGGTGCCCTCACCGTTCCCCAATAACAGTTATTCCTTGACTCGAGCTACTACATTGTCATCCTGAGGAGCTTGCGACGAAGGATCTTACTTACCTCGCCTAAAGGCGAGATGATTTTTCCGCTTTCAGCTTCCCGCATTCACCTAAACAAAAAAACAGGGCGAAAATGGCCCTGCTCTTGTTGTTTAGATTTATAATTACGAGAAGCCACAACACTGCTTCTTAATATACTTATAAATCTAAATATATATTAAATGTACTATTTTTATTAAAGATTATTCATGTGTTGTTCTTCGTAAGAACGAACCATACGTTTAACCATTTCTCCACCGATTGAACCAGCTTCTTTAGAAGTCAAATCTCCATTGTAACCTTGTTTTAGGTTGACATTTAAGTCCCTTGCACATTCCATCTTGAAATTTTCAAGTCCTGCTTTTTGTTTTCTTCGGCTCATTATTAACACCTCCTTTTTTCTTGTTAGTCATAGTATGTGAAGATTAAAAGATAATAAACAGGTAATATTTTGCGAGTTTGGAAGAGAAAGCTAATCTTTTCTAAATAAAAATTATATTTTAAATTTAATTCTCATTTTTATTTATATTTTAGCCTTTTGCCTTAGCTACTGCTTGGTCATCCTGAGCGTAGCGAAGGATCTTAAATTGCTCGCCTTAAGGCGAGTTCCCTGATTTTGAAGTTTTTGTTGACCACCCGACCACCTGACCACCTCATTTTAAAAGATTTCCCCCTTAAAGCAAAAATTCTGCGATATTTTTATTACCCCTACAAAACAACTTCATATTTTGATATAATGTATCTTTAAAACAGACGAGGTGAAAAATGTTAGAAAAGTATTTTAAAATCATGACATACGGTTGTCAGATGAATGAAAATGATTCTGAGAAAATTTCTGGATTGCTAAAAGATTTAGGTTATCAGCCTACAGATGAAGATAACAAGGCTGATATGGTCATACTCAATACTTGTAGTGTTAGAGAGAATGCAAATGACAAATTTTTTGGTCATCTAGGTAAATATAAAAAATTAAAAGAACAAAAGCCAAATTTAATTTTATCCATTTGTGGATGTATGATGCAACAAGAAGAAATCGTCAACGAAATTAAAAGAAAATATCGTTTTGTAGATTTGATTTTTGGAACTCACAATATTCACGTGTTTCCAGATTTACTATCTGATTTTTTAGAACGTAGGGAAATGGTCGTTAATGTTTGGGAAGATGGCGAACAGATTGTAGAAGGTTTGCCTACAGATCGCAAATACTCTTTTAAAGCTTATGTATCTATTATGAATGGCTGCAACAATTTTTGCAGCTATTGTATTGTGCCTTATACTAGGGGAAGAGAGCGCAGTAGGGAGCCTGAAAACATCGTAAAAGAGGTTCAGTCTTTAGCCCAGTCAGGTTGTAAGGAGATTACTTTATTGGGTCAAAATGTTAATTCTTATGGGAAAACTTTGGACAATCCTATTTCCTTTGCTGGACTACTTCGAAAACTATGCAAAGTGGATGGCATTGAGCGCATTCGCTTTATGACTTCTCATCCAAAGGATCTTTCTGATGAACTCATAGAGACTATCGCAGAAGAAGAAAAAGTATGCAATCACATTCACTTGCCTTTCCAAGCAGGTAATAGCAGGATTTTAAAAGTGATGAATCGAAAGTATACAAAAGAAGATTACCTTGCTTTAGTGGAAAAGATCAGAAAGAGAATTCCCAATATCGCCATTTCTACAGATATTATCGTGGGATTTCCAGGGGAGACAGAAGAAGAGTTTCAGGATACAATTGATGTAGTTCAAAAATGCAAATTTGATTCTGCATTTACTTTCCTTTACTCTGTCAGAGGTGGTACTCCAGCTGAAAAAATGGAAGAACAAATAGACGAAGATGTAAAGCACGACAGATTAAACCGACTTTTAGATGTGCAAAATGATATTGGAAGAGAGCTTAATAGCGTCTATGACGGAGAAGAGGTTCTGGTTTTAGTAGAAGGGCCAAGTAAAAATAATCCGAATAAATTAGCAGGTAGAACAGATACCAATAAATTAGTTAATTTTACTGGAGATGAAGGATCCATTGGTCAAATTGTGAAAGTAAAGATAACTGGAATAAAGAGCTTTAGCTTAGACGGTGTTCAGGTATAACTGAAGGGAGGTGTGATTATGGCAGGTTTGACGCCTATGATGCAGCAGTATTTAGAGATTCACGAGCAAGTAAAAGATGCCATACTCTTTTTCAGATTAGGAGATTTTTATGAAATGTTCTTTGACGATGCCATAACCGCATCGAGAGAGCTAGAGATTACGCTGACGGGTAAAGATTGTGGCTTAGAAGAAAGGGCGCCCATGTGTGGCGTTCCTTATCATGCTAGTGAAAACTATATTGCAAAGCTCATTGAAAAAGGCTACAAAGTAGCAATCTGTGAGCAAGTAGAAGATCCTAAGCAGGCGAAAGGTTTAGTGAAAAGGGAGATTGTGCGAGTCATCTCGCCAGGAACCGTCAACGATGGAAAGTTGCTTCAAGGAAAAAACAATAATTTTCTTATGAGTATATACTACAATATGACGGATTTTGGCATAGGTATAGTAGATGTTTCTACAGGAGAGTTTCGGACTTCACAAGTCATCCGTGCAAAAAATCCAAAAGAAAAGCTACTTGATGAAATTGCAAAATACAAGCCTTCGGAGATGATCGTTAATACGGTTCTCTTTAAAGATAAATGGCTCATGGAAAATATAGAAAAAAGATTTGACTCTTATGTAAATATTCTTCAAAATAAATACTTTAATTTAGAGAGCAGCAAAGACATCATAAAAGAACAGTTTTCTGTATACTCTATGACAGGTTTAGGGATTGAAGCAGATGAGTATTCTATTCGAGCAAGTGGTGCTTTACTAACGTATTTACAAGAAACTCAAATGAGGGCTTTATCTCATATTGATAAATTGCAAAGATACGTAGTCGATGAATATATGGCTATGGATCTTTCTACTAGACGAAATCTTGAATTGACGGAAAATATGCGCACAAATGACAAAAAAGGTAGCCTTTTAGAAGTGCTAGATAAGACTCAAACGTCTATGGGGGGACGAAAGCTAAAAGACTGGATTCATCAACCTATAATAGATGTAGAAAATATCAACTATCGACTAGATGCAGTAGGCGCTATCTTAGAAGATGTGTCCCTTCAGCTTAAACTAGAGAAGGATTTAAAAAACATCTACGATTTAGAAAGATTAATTAGCAAGATTTCCTTTGGAAACTGTAATGGAAGGGATTTTTTATCATTAAAAAATTCTCTCTCTATGATTCCTTCTCTCAAAGAAACATTATCGAGTCTAGATAGTGATTATCTTCAAAAATTAAATACACAATTAGATACACTAGAAGATATTAGGGATTTAATTGAAAAGAGTATTCATCCAGAGCCACCTATTAGCGTGAAAGAAGGAAATATTATACGCAGTGGCTACAATGAAGAAGTAGATTATTATAGGGAAATTAATGTATCCGGGAAGGATTTTATTTTAAATTTAGAAAATGCAGAAAAAGAAAAAACGGGCATAAAATCTTTAAAAATCAAGTTTAATAAAGTCTTTGGCTATTATATTGAAGTAACAAAGACGAATCTGGATTTAGTGCCAGAAAACTACATTCGAAAGCAAACATTAGCGAATGCAGAACGGTATTATACAGAGGAACTAAAAGATATTGAAAGCAAAATTTTAAATGCAGAAGAAAAGGTAATTGACTTAGAGTACGATATTTTTCAAGAAATACGTAATATTGTTCTAGAAAGCGTACAAAGAGTCAAAAAATCTGCAGAGATCATCAGTATTGTAGATGTGCTCTTCTCTTTTGCCAAAGTGAGCTATGAAAACAATTATGTAAAGCCCATTGTTTATTCTGGAGATGAAATACTGATTTATGAGGGTCGCCATCCTGTAGTAGAAAATATGATGGACAAAAAAGATTTTGTGCCCAATTCTGTATCATTAGATTGTAATGACAATCGAATGCTACTTATTACAGGGCCTAATATGGCTGGAAAATCTACTTTTATTAGGCAAGTGGCCATTATTACTTTAATGGCTCAAATAGGCTGTTATGTTCCAGCAGAAAAGGCAAAAATTGGAGTTGTAGACCGAATCTTTACTAGGGTAGGGGCATCGGATGATTTGGCATTAGGTCAAAGTACCTTTATGGTTGAGATGAGCGAGGTTTCAAATATATTAAAAAATGCCACACATAATAGTTTGATTATTTTAGACGAAATTGGAAGAGGGAC
This DNA window, taken from Alkalibaculum bacchi, encodes the following:
- the cmk gene encoding (d)CMP kinase, which codes for MKNIHIAIDGPAGAGKSTIAKRLAQEIHIDYLDTGAMYRALTYHILQLNVDVEDEETIIKEAEKIDIDFNNNCIYLNGINVDIDIRTQKVSNNVSAVSKFARVRELMVDKQREIANGKSVIMDGRDIGTVVLPKAEYKFYLDASIDIRAQRRYEQLDQNMDIEELKRDIANRDKMDQTREVSPLKKADDAIVIDTSNMTIDEVLQTMKSIINEEEGE
- a CDS encoding lysophospholipid acyltransferase family protein, which produces MVYTFVRFIVNVCISCIYKFEVQHKERIPHSGAIIICSNHIHWIDPIVIACKGTKRTIHFLGKAELFKNKAFAWLLKHLNVISIKRGQSDIGAIKNSLTVLKENHTLGIFPEGTRVKEGEEKKAEAGLAMLAIKSKALVIPIGISANYKIGSKVTVNIGEPISLESYYGKKVPKEKMEEISEDIMNQVRKLVSR
- a CDS encoding bifunctional 4-hydroxy-3-methylbut-2-enyl diphosphate reductase/30S ribosomal protein S1 yields the protein MEIILAKTAGYCFGVNRALDAVDKAIEDGQVHLIHTLGPIIHNPQVIEKLEQRGVKTVQGLDEIEKGTIVIRSHGVGENVIKEAEEKSLNLINATCPYVKNIQKRVKKYYDEDYQIVIIGNKDHPEVKGINGWCNNSGIIVDDKNNVPNVAKYDKICVVAQTTITNELFIAITEKMKEQHNNVAIFNTICNATKERQEETRRIAQDVDCMIIIGGYNSSNTQKLVSISKKYCNNTFHIETKKDLDMDKIKKYEKVGISAGASTPQWIIEEVINFMENQENNMENMNSTYEDTFKSFRKGSIVEGKVISASKDEIIVNVGYKTDGIIKKSEYTKDSDVDLSTIVNPQDNIEALVLNIGTDSVELSVLRLEERKAKDELEKAYEEGTILEGKVVKAIKGGLMVDVGISEIFMPASQYHYKFVKDLESLVGKQIRGKIIEFDKKKNKVILSQKVIVEAEHKAKVEADAKVKGDFFSSLEVGQKISGKVKSIMNYGVFVNIGALDGFVHISDLSHSKVNHPNDVLSEGDTIEAVIINLDEENQKIKLSVKEMTEDPWTSFVNNNKKGDIVEGTITNTVSFGAFAEIAPTVEGLIHISQISHEKVESVDAVLHKGDTVKVKIIGIDNDKKKVSLSIKETIEKVEKQVEIEENISVYKDENANPTLGDLFGDLFK
- a CDS encoding MerR family transcriptional regulator — its product is MSIQKHTISEAATILDYEPHVLRFYEGEFDIHVPRDKSNRREYTIKEIETFQYIKDLKNKGYNNSQIKQILKSPTVEDEISGETAPVPFNENSSNSSNEANNLAIREVAMHLDSLNDVMYTNFSKINETICKLNNTIDEFKKDLELEDKDVLISENAKLKMKLKEKTYELVDIKEKYSQLEQKKFVFKRLFR
- a CDS encoding alpha/beta-type small acid-soluble spore protein translates to MSRRKQKAGLENFKMECARDLNVNLKQGYNGDLTSKEAGSIGGEMVKRMVRSYEEQHMNNL
- the miaB gene encoding tRNA (N6-isopentenyl adenosine(37)-C2)-methylthiotransferase MiaB, with translation MLEKYFKIMTYGCQMNENDSEKISGLLKDLGYQPTDEDNKADMVILNTCSVRENANDKFFGHLGKYKKLKEQKPNLILSICGCMMQQEEIVNEIKRKYRFVDLIFGTHNIHVFPDLLSDFLERREMVVNVWEDGEQIVEGLPTDRKYSFKAYVSIMNGCNNFCSYCIVPYTRGRERSREPENIVKEVQSLAQSGCKEITLLGQNVNSYGKTLDNPISFAGLLRKLCKVDGIERIRFMTSHPKDLSDELIETIAEEEKVCNHIHLPFQAGNSRILKVMNRKYTKEDYLALVEKIRKRIPNIAISTDIIVGFPGETEEEFQDTIDVVQKCKFDSAFTFLYSVRGGTPAEKMEEQIDEDVKHDRLNRLLDVQNDIGRELNSVYDGEEVLVLVEGPSKNNPNKLAGRTDTNKLVNFTGDEGSIGQIVKVKITGIKSFSLDGVQV
- the mutS gene encoding DNA mismatch repair protein MutS, whose amino-acid sequence is MAGLTPMMQQYLEIHEQVKDAILFFRLGDFYEMFFDDAITASRELEITLTGKDCGLEERAPMCGVPYHASENYIAKLIEKGYKVAICEQVEDPKQAKGLVKREIVRVISPGTVNDGKLLQGKNNNFLMSIYYNMTDFGIGIVDVSTGEFRTSQVIRAKNPKEKLLDEIAKYKPSEMIVNTVLFKDKWLMENIEKRFDSYVNILQNKYFNLESSKDIIKEQFSVYSMTGLGIEADEYSIRASGALLTYLQETQMRALSHIDKLQRYVVDEYMAMDLSTRRNLELTENMRTNDKKGSLLEVLDKTQTSMGGRKLKDWIHQPIIDVENINYRLDAVGAILEDVSLQLKLEKDLKNIYDLERLISKISFGNCNGRDFLSLKNSLSMIPSLKETLSSLDSDYLQKLNTQLDTLEDIRDLIEKSIHPEPPISVKEGNIIRSGYNEEVDYYREINVSGKDFILNLENAEKEKTGIKSLKIKFNKVFGYYIEVTKTNLDLVPENYIRKQTLANAERYYTEELKDIESKILNAEEKVIDLEYDIFQEIRNIVLESVQRVKKSAEIISIVDVLFSFAKVSYENNYVKPIVYSGDEILIYEGRHPVVENMMDKKDFVPNSVSLDCNDNRMLLITGPNMAGKSTFIRQVAIITLMAQIGCYVPAEKAKIGVVDRIFTRVGASDDLALGQSTFMVEMSEVSNILKNATHNSLIILDEIGRGTSTFDGLSIAWSVAEYIHDKEIIGGKALFATHYHELTQLEALLEGVKNYCIKVQENQDGVIFLRKIIPGSADQSYGIEVAKLAGLPEQVITRAREILMGLESSEDAKVPPRKTKEPQHPKAEVNLFNYQDKQIIEDLKALPIEDMSPIEVMNYVYNLRKKIN